The Macrococcoides canis genome has a window encoding:
- a CDS encoding amino acid permease, which yields MNTQSNSNSNSNNDLQRALSNRHIQLIAIGGAIGTGLFLGAGKSINFAGPSILLTYLVIGLFLFLFMRGLGELLLSNTNYHSFTDIARDYLGDFMGYITGWTYWFCWVVTGMAEVTAVAKYVQFWWPDFPTWASSLICIVVLMGLNLLTAKLFGELEFWFAIIKVITIIALILVGIILIVIGFETKFGHASLTNLWSHNGIFPNGMNGFLLSFQMAIFSFVGIELIGVTAGEAQDPEKTLPRAINSVPIRIVLFYIGSLIIIMSVTPWDKIDPNESPFVKFFGLIGIGFAASLINFVVITSASSSCNSGIFSNSRMLFGLSKNFSKGDNSFFQRTNKAGVPANAVVFSSVLLLISVLLNYIIPNANAVFTLVTTVATVFFIVVWSIIMFAYLKYLKTRPELHKQSTYKMPGGKIAAYIVLAFFAFVFLLLFMAEDTRMGLFVSPVWFILLAIMYYAQGGFKKDNFEKHNYR from the coding sequence GTGAATACTCAATCAAATAGTAATAGTAACAGTAATAATGATTTACAGCGTGCCCTTTCAAACAGGCACATTCAGCTTATTGCAATTGGTGGAGCTATCGGTACCGGACTATTTTTAGGAGCTGGTAAATCGATCAACTTCGCTGGACCGTCAATATTATTGACATACCTCGTTATTGGATTATTCTTATTCTTATTCATGCGAGGTCTCGGAGAATTATTATTATCTAATACGAACTATCATTCATTTACTGATATCGCAAGAGATTATCTTGGAGATTTCATGGGGTACATTACCGGGTGGACATACTGGTTCTGCTGGGTCGTAACAGGAATGGCAGAAGTGACTGCCGTTGCGAAGTATGTTCAGTTCTGGTGGCCGGACTTCCCGACATGGGCATCATCATTAATCTGTATCGTTGTATTGATGGGACTGAATTTACTTACAGCAAAACTCTTTGGAGAACTTGAATTCTGGTTTGCTATCATTAAAGTTATAACGATCATTGCACTTATACTTGTTGGTATTATCCTCATTGTAATCGGATTTGAAACGAAGTTTGGACATGCATCACTTACAAATCTGTGGTCTCATAATGGCATCTTCCCGAATGGGATGAATGGTTTTCTGTTAAGCTTCCAGATGGCAATTTTTAGTTTCGTAGGAATCGAGCTTATCGGTGTTACAGCAGGAGAAGCACAAGATCCTGAGAAGACGCTGCCGCGTGCAATTAATAGTGTACCTATCCGTATCGTCCTATTCTATATTGGCTCATTAATCATTATTATGAGCGTTACACCTTGGGATAAGATCGATCCGAATGAAAGTCCATTTGTTAAGTTCTTTGGACTGATCGGTATCGGATTTGCAGCAAGTTTAATCAATTTCGTAGTTATCACATCCGCATCATCTTCATGTAACAGCGGAATCTTTTCAAATAGCCGTATGCTATTTGGATTAAGCAAGAACTTCTCTAAAGGAGATAACAGCTTCTTCCAAAGAACGAATAAAGCCGGCGTACCAGCCAATGCAGTTGTGTTCTCAAGTGTACTTCTATTGATCTCTGTACTATTGAACTATATTATACCGAATGCAAATGCCGTATTTACACTAGTAACGACAGTTGCTACTGTATTCTTTATCGTTGTATGGTCTATCATTATGTTCGCTTATTTGAAATATTTAAAAACACGCCCAGAGCTTCATAAACAAAGCACTTATAAGATGCCTGGCGGTAAAATAGCAGCATACATTGTACTTGCATTCTTTGCATTTGTATTCCTGTTATTATTTATGGCAGAAGACACACGTATGGGACTATTCGTTTCACCAGTATGGTTTATACTATTAGCTATTATGTACTACGCTCAAGGTGGATTTAAAAAGGATAACTTTGAAAAACATAACTATAGATAA
- the pnpS gene encoding two-component system histidine kinase PnpS: MISFQRKLLIMLTTMIVVSFLLVGMFITTTISNDMKVSMKRTMTQDAKIIQSLAEHRDFNMIAATFDDQHNYQTLVMKENKPLYVTQGASPEQFEAALSKYTTGKSEANEFRYDSEDKQSILKMTKKGTVIYLMQENRILTILNSSIWKYIGLMLLMLLPILYFIVRYINKSYIQPIKEVTYASKLLASGNYKVRVPESNVTETKDLFISTNILARTLQDFMNEQKLQRNRLETTLQNIPSATLLVNNYGEVVIANETYLNFFNRGNKIKKDHYDTVIENKDVKRMIKEAIATEKPINETIEHNVNVHKKYFDVAVVPVLSKKRKKIEGIVIVLHDITQLKTLEQMRKDFVANVSHELKTPITSIKGFTETLLDGAKEDSNTLEMFLDIILKESNRIQVLVSELLELSKIEQANHFKMVKVNLPQKVFNSVEVVHPLAEKKNIKFNLQLEKNLFVLAEPSKLKQVIINLLSNAINYSPENAEITVKVYLKSGECIVEIIDQGIGIAPEETTRIFERFYRVDKARSRDSGGTGLGLAIVKHIIEVFNGEIDVESELGKGSTFRIKLKQFLY; this comes from the coding sequence ATGATTAGTTTTCAACGCAAGTTACTCATCATGCTTACAACAATGATTGTTGTAAGCTTTCTTTTAGTCGGCATGTTTATTACGACCACTATCTCAAATGATATGAAAGTATCGATGAAACGCACGATGACACAAGATGCAAAAATAATACAGTCTTTAGCTGAGCATAGAGATTTCAACATGATTGCAGCCACTTTTGATGACCAGCATAACTATCAAACATTAGTCATGAAAGAGAATAAACCGCTTTATGTTACACAAGGTGCCTCGCCTGAACAATTTGAAGCTGCCTTATCGAAGTATACGACTGGTAAAAGTGAAGCGAATGAATTTCGATACGATTCTGAAGATAAACAGAGCATCCTTAAAATGACAAAAAAAGGGACTGTCATCTATTTGATGCAGGAAAACCGAATTTTGACCATTTTAAACTCAAGTATATGGAAATATATCGGATTAATGTTATTGATGCTCCTTCCTATTCTTTATTTTATCGTAAGGTACATCAATAAAAGCTACATTCAGCCGATTAAAGAAGTGACTTATGCTTCTAAATTGCTGGCAAGCGGAAACTACAAAGTACGTGTCCCTGAAAGTAATGTCACTGAGACTAAGGATCTGTTTATCAGTACGAATATATTGGCAAGAACATTGCAGGACTTCATGAATGAACAGAAGCTTCAGCGTAACCGTCTGGAGACAACATTGCAGAATATTCCTTCCGCCACTTTGCTGGTTAACAATTATGGTGAAGTTGTTATTGCAAATGAAACATATTTAAATTTCTTTAATCGTGGCAATAAAATAAAGAAGGATCATTATGACACTGTAATTGAGAATAAAGATGTAAAACGAATGATCAAAGAAGCGATTGCAACAGAGAAACCTATTAATGAAACAATTGAGCATAATGTGAACGTCCATAAGAAATACTTTGATGTAGCAGTTGTTCCAGTGTTGTCCAAGAAACGCAAAAAAATTGAAGGTATCGTCATTGTACTGCACGATATTACGCAATTAAAGACGCTGGAACAGATGAGGAAGGACTTCGTTGCAAATGTTTCGCATGAACTCAAAACACCGATTACAAGCATAAAAGGATTTACAGAAACACTGCTGGATGGTGCGAAAGAAGATTCGAATACGCTTGAGATGTTCTTAGACATCATCCTAAAAGAATCTAATCGTATCCAGGTGCTGGTAAGTGAGCTGCTTGAACTGTCTAAGATAGAGCAGGCAAATCATTTCAAGATGGTAAAGGTTAACTTACCACAAAAAGTATTTAACAGTGTGGAAGTCGTACACCCACTTGCTGAGAAGAAGAATATTAAGTTTAATCTTCAGCTTGAGAAAAATCTATTCGTCTTAGCAGAACCAAGTAAGCTGAAACAAGTGATAATTAACTTGCTTTCAAATGCAATCAATTACTCTCCGGAGAATGCAGAGATCACTGTAAAGGTCTATCTTAAATCGGGAGAATGTATCGTTGAGATTATCGATCAGGGGATTGGAATTGCCCCGGAGGAAACGACAAGAATATTTGAGCGGTTCTATCGTGTAGATAAAGCAAGAAGCAGAGACTCAGGAGGAACAGGTCTCGGACTTGCAATTGTTAAACATATCATTGAAGTATTTAATGGAGAAATCGATGTAGAGAGCGAGCTTGGTAAAGGCTCAACTTTCAGAATAAAATTAAAGCAGTTTCTTTATTAA
- the icd gene encoding NADP-dependent isocitrate dehydrogenase, which produces MADKITNSNGVLNVPNHPVVPFIIGDGTGPDIWNAASRVLDAAVEKAYNGEKKIEWKEVLAGQKAFDETGEWLPQETLDVIDEYLIAIKGPLTTPIGGGIRSLNVALRQELDLFTCLRPVRYFEGVPSPVKRPEDTDMVIFRENTEDIYAGIEFKEGSEEVKKVIDFLQNEMGAKNIRFPETSGIGIKPVSKEGTERLVRAAINYAITEGRKSVTLVHKGNIMKFTEGAFKQWGYDLAEREFGDKVFTWAEYDKVKEAEGTEAADKAQEEALNSGKILIKDSIADIFLQQILTRPAEFDVVATMNLNGDYISDALAAQVGGIGIAPGANINYESGHAIFEATHGTAPKYAGLDKVNPSSVILSGVLMLEHLGWKEAGELITKSMEKTIASKVVTYDFARLMEGATEVKCSAFADELIKNM; this is translated from the coding sequence ATGGCAGATAAAATTACTAATTCTAACGGAGTATTAAACGTACCAAATCATCCTGTAGTTCCATTTATCATTGGTGATGGAACAGGTCCGGATATATGGAATGCAGCGAGCCGCGTATTAGATGCAGCAGTTGAAAAAGCATATAACGGTGAAAAGAAGATTGAATGGAAAGAAGTACTTGCTGGGCAAAAGGCATTCGATGAAACAGGTGAATGGTTACCTCAAGAAACATTAGACGTGATTGATGAATATTTAATTGCTATTAAAGGGCCTTTAACTACACCGATCGGTGGAGGTATTCGTTCTTTAAATGTTGCTTTACGCCAAGAACTTGATCTATTCACTTGTCTACGTCCAGTGCGTTACTTTGAAGGTGTACCTTCACCAGTTAAGCGTCCTGAAGATACAGATATGGTAATCTTCCGTGAAAATACTGAAGATATCTATGCAGGTATTGAATTTAAAGAAGGTTCAGAAGAAGTTAAGAAAGTCATTGATTTCTTACAAAATGAAATGGGTGCGAAGAATATCCGTTTTCCAGAAACATCAGGTATCGGTATCAAACCTGTTTCTAAAGAAGGGACAGAACGTTTAGTTCGTGCTGCAATCAACTATGCAATTACTGAAGGACGTAAGTCTGTAACGTTAGTGCATAAAGGGAATATCATGAAATTTACTGAAGGTGCGTTTAAACAGTGGGGCTATGACTTAGCTGAGCGTGAATTCGGTGATAAAGTATTCACATGGGCTGAATATGATAAAGTTAAAGAAGCAGAAGGTACAGAAGCTGCAGATAAAGCACAAGAAGAGGCTTTAAATTCAGGTAAGATCTTAATTAAAGATTCTATCGCTGATATCTTCTTACAACAAATCTTGACACGTCCAGCAGAATTTGATGTTGTTGCAACGATGAACCTAAACGGCGATTATATTTCTGATGCACTTGCTGCTCAAGTAGGTGGTATCGGAATTGCACCTGGTGCAAATATTAACTATGAGTCAGGACATGCAATATTTGAAGCTACGCACGGTACAGCACCTAAGTACGCTGGATTAGATAAAGTAAATCCATCTTCTGTGATCTTAAGCGGTGTATTGATGCTTGAACATCTAGGATGGAAAGAAGCAGGAGAACTGATTACGAAATCTATGGAGAAAACGATTGCTTCTAAAGTAGTGACTTATGACTTTGCACGTTTAATGGAAGGTGCAACAGAAGTTAAATGTAGCGCATTTGCAGACGAACTTATTAAAAATATGTAA
- a CDS encoding response regulator transcription factor, with the protein MSQKVLVVDDEQSIVTLLQYNLEQSGFEVVTAFDGEEGLNKIFSEDPDIVVLDLMLPKMDGVEVCKAVRSEKNQVPILMLTAKDDEFDKVLGLELGADDYMTKPFSPREVTARLKAILRRSQALRQHESEKENKEIIIGKLKILPEHFEAYRNGELIDLTPKEFELLIYLIERQGRVITREHMLNSVWNYEFAGDSRIVDVHISHLREKIEENPKQPQYIKTVRGLGYKLDYPKRND; encoded by the coding sequence ATGAGTCAGAAAGTATTAGTAGTAGATGATGAACAATCGATTGTGACGTTATTACAATATAATCTTGAGCAATCAGGTTTCGAAGTGGTAACGGCTTTCGATGGAGAAGAAGGTTTAAATAAAATATTTTCTGAAGATCCGGATATAGTTGTTCTTGATCTTATGTTACCTAAGATGGACGGCGTAGAGGTCTGTAAAGCAGTGCGTAGTGAAAAGAATCAAGTACCTATCCTGATGCTTACAGCTAAGGATGATGAATTCGATAAGGTGCTTGGTCTAGAGCTTGGCGCGGATGATTATATGACGAAACCATTTTCACCTAGGGAAGTTACAGCAAGATTAAAGGCAATTTTAAGACGATCTCAGGCATTAAGACAGCACGAGTCTGAAAAAGAAAATAAAGAAATAATCATCGGGAAACTTAAAATACTACCAGAACATTTTGAAGCTTATCGTAACGGCGAATTAATCGATCTGACGCCAAAGGAATTTGAATTATTAATCTATTTGATTGAACGACAAGGACGTGTGATTACACGTGAGCATATGCTGAATTCAGTATGGAACTATGAATTTGCAGGGGATTCACGTATCGTTGATGTTCATATCAGCCATTTGAGAGAGAAAATAGAAGAGAATCCAAAACAGCCACAATACATAAAAACTGTACGTGGTCTAGGCTATAAACTGGATTACCCGAAACGAAATGATTAG
- the mdh gene encoding malate dehydrogenase → MRKKISIIGSGFTGATAAFIVAQKGLADVVLVDLERNLDKGKGKALDILQSAAIFNSSITVSATSSYEDVKDSHIVMITAGVARKPGMTRDDLVQINQQVMTEVAEQIKVHAPNAIVIVLTNPVDAMTYTVQQVTGFPHERVIGQSGVLDTARFRTFVASELGISVEDVHGVVLGGHGDTMVPLIQHADAGGVPLTEIMDKATIDSIVDRTRKGGAEIVQLLGDGSAYYAPAAAMVEMAEAILLDKKRILPAIAYLNGEYNEQDVYIGVPVLLGENGVERIVTFELTAEEQSAFHQSAEAVRDVMRALK, encoded by the coding sequence ATGAGGAAGAAAATCAGTATTATTGGAAGTGGCTTTACGGGAGCAACAGCAGCGTTTATCGTGGCACAAAAAGGGCTGGCCGACGTTGTTCTTGTAGATCTTGAACGTAATCTCGATAAGGGAAAGGGAAAGGCGTTAGATATTTTACAGTCAGCTGCAATATTCAATAGTAGTATCACAGTATCTGCTACGAGTTCATATGAAGACGTTAAAGATTCTCATATTGTTATGATCACTGCAGGGGTCGCACGTAAGCCAGGTATGACACGAGATGATCTTGTACAGATTAATCAGCAGGTGATGACTGAAGTTGCAGAACAGATAAAAGTACATGCACCGAATGCGATTGTTATCGTACTTACTAATCCAGTAGATGCAATGACATACACAGTGCAGCAAGTCACAGGTTTTCCGCATGAACGTGTCATTGGTCAGTCAGGTGTCCTTGATACAGCTCGATTCAGAACATTTGTTGCATCAGAACTCGGGATTTCAGTTGAAGATGTTCATGGGGTAGTGCTCGGTGGTCATGGAGACACGATGGTACCTCTAATTCAGCATGCCGATGCAGGCGGAGTACCGCTTACAGAAATTATGGATAAGGCTACAATTGATTCCATAGTCGATAGAACACGCAAAGGAGGAGCTGAAATCGTGCAGCTGCTCGGTGATGGCTCAGCGTATTATGCTCCTGCAGCTGCGATGGTTGAAATGGCGGAGGCAATACTGCTTGATAAGAAACGTATACTTCCTGCAATTGCGTATTTAAACGGAGAATATAACGAACAAGATGTATATATCGGTGTACCTGTATTGCTCGGTGAGAATGGCGTTGAACGCATCGTAACATTTGAGCTGACAGCTGAAGAGCAGTCCGCATTTCATCAGTCGGCAGAGGCAGTCAGAGACGTCATGCGCGCACTGAAGTAA
- a CDS encoding citrate synthase, giving the protein MAELVKGLEGIVASNTKVSSIVGDQLTYAGYEIDDLTENASFEEVIFLLWNFRLPNKEELENLKSQLFEYMNLHPRMYSHFEDYTADEVHPMTGLRTSLSYLAHFDPRADEFNEDAHMNKAMRIQAKVASLVAAFARVRQGKEVIKPKKELSYAANFLYMLFGEEPTAVQEEGFNKALILHADHELNASTFTARVAVSTLSDMYSGVVAAAGALKGPLHGGANEQVMKMLSEIGSIDNVEDYINKKIENKEKVMGFGHRVYKNGDPRAKYLKEMSRKITDETGQKELFEMSVKIADILKEKKGLLPNVDFYSATVYHSMGIEHDLFTPIFAVSRTSGWIAHILEQYSDNRIIRPRANYVGEVGRKYVPVEER; this is encoded by the coding sequence ATGGCGGAATTAGTTAAAGGTCTTGAAGGCATCGTAGCTTCGAACACGAAAGTGAGTTCGATTGTTGGTGATCAACTGACATATGCAGGTTATGAAATTGATGACTTGACTGAAAATGCATCGTTTGAAGAAGTAATCTTCTTACTTTGGAACTTCAGATTACCTAATAAAGAAGAACTTGAAAATTTAAAATCTCAGCTTTTCGAATATATGAATCTACATCCAAGAATGTATAGTCATTTCGAAGATTATACTGCGGATGAGGTTCATCCAATGACAGGACTTCGTACTTCATTGTCATACCTTGCTCATTTCGATCCACGTGCGGATGAGTTCAATGAAGATGCACATATGAATAAAGCGATGCGTATTCAGGCGAAAGTTGCATCACTTGTGGCTGCATTTGCTCGCGTTCGTCAAGGCAAAGAAGTCATTAAACCAAAGAAAGAGTTAAGCTATGCTGCGAACTTCCTCTATATGTTATTTGGTGAGGAGCCGACAGCAGTTCAGGAAGAAGGATTCAACAAAGCGTTAATTCTTCATGCCGATCATGAACTTAATGCTTCTACATTTACAGCGCGTGTTGCAGTATCTACACTATCTGATATGTATTCAGGTGTCGTTGCAGCAGCAGGTGCATTAAAGGGACCGCTTCACGGTGGTGCTAACGAACAAGTGATGAAAATGTTAAGTGAAATCGGTTCAATCGATAATGTAGAAGACTATATCAACAAAAAAATTGAGAACAAAGAAAAGGTTATGGGATTCGGTCACCGTGTGTATAAAAACGGTGATCCACGTGCCAAATATTTAAAAGAAATGTCTCGTAAGATTACAGATGAAACTGGACAGAAGGAACTTTTTGAAATGTCAGTTAAAATTGCTGATATATTAAAAGAGAAAAAAGGGTTATTACCAAACGTCGATTTCTATTCAGCAACTGTTTATCATTCAATGGGTATCGAGCATGATCTATTTACACCAATCTTTGCTGTAAGCCGTACATCTGGCTGGATTGCTCATATTCTTGAGCAATATAGCGACAACCGCATCATTCGTCCTCGCGCAAATTATGTCGGTGAAGTTGGCCGTAAGTATGTACCAGTTGAAGAACGATAA
- the pyk gene encoding pyruvate kinase has product MRKTKIVCTIGPASESPEMLEKLMNAGMNVARLNFSHGSHEEHQARIETIRSVANKLNKTVAILLDTKGPEIRTHNMENDKIELVKGSTVTVSMKEVLGTSAEFSVTYPELINDIHVGSTILLDDGLIELKVKDILHEEGKIVCDVINAGELKNKKGVNLPGVKVNLPGITDKDAADIKFGIEQKVDFIAASFVRRASDVLEIREILEKNSCDFINIIPKIENEEGIENIDQILEVSDGLMIARGDMGVEIPAEQVPLVQKELIQKCNILGKPVITATQMLDSMQRNPRCTRAEASDVANAIYDGSDAVMLSGETAAGLYPEESVKTMHNIAFAAEEAQDYKRMLSDRTKLNQPSMVNAIGVSVAHTALNLGVQTIVAATESGTTAQTISKYRPHAHIIAVTPYEETARHLSLVWGVIPVVKTGKSTTDELLDKSVQAAIEVGTVENGDLIIITAGIPTGEAGTTNLMKIHLIGDVIAAGTGVGRTAAHGKVIKASSAEELQGIDLTDKVVVSPQTDADMVPYLEQAVAIVTEEGGLTSHAAVVGLNLGKPTIVGVHDVMNTLENGTLVTVDAQHNKVYIGHAKVN; this is encoded by the coding sequence ATGAGAAAAACTAAAATAGTATGTACGATTGGACCAGCTTCTGAATCACCGGAAATGCTGGAGAAATTAATGAACGCAGGTATGAACGTTGCTCGACTTAACTTCTCTCATGGTTCACATGAAGAGCATCAGGCACGTATCGAAACAATCCGTTCGGTTGCTAATAAATTAAACAAGACTGTTGCGATTTTATTGGATACGAAAGGTCCTGAAATTAGAACGCATAATATGGAAAACGATAAGATTGAACTTGTTAAAGGTTCAACTGTTACTGTAAGCATGAAAGAAGTATTAGGGACATCTGCAGAATTTTCAGTTACATATCCTGAACTGATCAACGATATCCATGTAGGTTCAACAATCTTATTAGATGATGGATTAATTGAACTTAAAGTAAAGGATATTCTTCATGAAGAAGGTAAGATTGTATGTGACGTCATCAATGCCGGCGAACTAAAGAACAAAAAAGGTGTCAACTTACCGGGAGTTAAAGTGAACTTACCTGGTATTACAGATAAAGACGCTGCAGATATTAAGTTCGGTATCGAACAGAAAGTAGACTTTATTGCAGCATCATTCGTACGTCGTGCAAGTGACGTATTAGAAATTCGTGAAATATTAGAAAAGAACAGTTGTGATTTCATCAATATCATCCCTAAAATTGAAAATGAAGAAGGAATCGAAAATATCGATCAGATTCTTGAAGTATCTGATGGACTGATGATCGCACGTGGAGATATGGGTGTTGAAATACCAGCTGAACAAGTACCGTTAGTACAGAAAGAATTGATTCAAAAGTGTAACATTCTTGGTAAACCTGTAATCACTGCGACACAGATGCTTGATTCGATGCAGCGTAACCCACGTTGTACACGTGCAGAAGCAAGTGACGTTGCCAACGCAATCTATGATGGAAGTGATGCTGTAATGCTTTCAGGTGAAACAGCAGCAGGATTATATCCGGAAGAATCAGTTAAGACGATGCATAACATTGCATTCGCTGCAGAAGAAGCACAAGATTACAAACGTATGCTTTCAGACCGTACAAAATTGAATCAGCCATCAATGGTGAATGCAATTGGGGTGTCTGTAGCGCACACTGCTTTAAACCTAGGCGTACAGACGATTGTTGCTGCAACTGAAAGTGGTACAACAGCACAGACAATCTCTAAATATCGCCCGCACGCACATATTATTGCTGTAACACCATATGAGGAGACAGCGAGACATCTTTCATTAGTTTGGGGAGTAATACCGGTCGTGAAAACTGGGAAGTCTACAACAGATGAATTATTGGATAAATCAGTTCAAGCTGCGATTGAAGTAGGAACTGTTGAAAATGGTGATTTAATCATTATTACAGCAGGAATACCAACAGGAGAAGCAGGGACTACGAACTTAATGAAGATCCACCTGATTGGTGATGTGATCGCAGCAGGAACAGGTGTAGGTAGAACTGCAGCACATGGTAAGGTCATTAAAGCGAGCAGTGCTGAAGAACTTCAAGGCATTGATCTGACGGATAAAGTTGTCGTATCACCACAGACAGACGCAGATATGGTACCTTATCTTGAACAGGCAGTTGCGATAGTAACTGAAGAAGGTGGATTAACATCACATGCAGCAGTTGTTGGACTTAATTTAGGTAAACCGACAATTGTAGGAGTTCATGATGTCATGAACACATTAGAGAACGGTACACTTGTAACAGTAGACGCACAGCACAATAAAGTATATATCGGACACGCTAAAGTAAACTAA
- a CDS encoding acetyl-CoA carboxylase carboxyltransferase subunit alpha yields MALDFEQPIRDIEKKIQDIEQYMKASDVDLTHEVELLKAKKESMFKSIYADLSPWQRVQIARLGERPTTLDYITYLFDDFMEFHGDRNFRDDPAIVGGIASFQGRPVTVIGHQRGKETKDNIYRNFGMAHPEGYRKAMRLMKQAEKFNRPIICFIDTKGAYPGKAAEERGQSESIARNLVEMAALKVPVISIVIGEGGSGGALGLGVCNTLLMLENATYSVISPEGAAALLWKDSTLAQLSAETMKITAPDLLELGVVDKVIEEVPGGAHRDIAQQSQLINKALTPFIEELSQYSAEDIVKQRYDKFRAIGEIE; encoded by the coding sequence ATGGCGCTGGATTTTGAACAACCGATCAGAGATATCGAAAAGAAGATACAAGATATAGAGCAGTATATGAAAGCATCCGATGTAGATTTAACGCATGAGGTAGAGCTGCTGAAAGCGAAGAAAGAAAGTATGTTTAAATCCATCTATGCAGACTTATCACCTTGGCAAAGAGTTCAGATAGCTCGTCTAGGTGAAAGGCCGACAACGTTAGATTATATAACGTATCTATTCGATGATTTTATGGAATTTCATGGGGATAGGAATTTTAGAGATGATCCTGCAATCGTAGGTGGAATTGCTTCTTTCCAAGGTCGTCCCGTCACAGTCATTGGTCATCAAAGAGGGAAAGAGACGAAAGATAATATATACAGAAACTTCGGTATGGCGCATCCAGAAGGATATCGTAAAGCAATGCGGCTGATGAAGCAAGCTGAGAAGTTTAATCGACCGATCATATGCTTTATTGATACGAAAGGCGCATATCCTGGTAAAGCAGCTGAAGAACGAGGACAAAGTGAATCGATTGCACGTAACCTAGTAGAAATGGCCGCGCTAAAAGTACCGGTAATCTCAATAGTTATCGGAGAAGGTGGAAGTGGCGGAGCACTGGGATTAGGTGTATGCAATACATTACTGATGTTAGAAAATGCAACGTATTCTGTTATTTCTCCGGAAGGGGCGGCAGCGTTACTATGGAAAGATAGTACACTCGCTCAACTGTCGGCAGAAACGATGAAGATTACAGCTCCTGACTTGCTTGAACTAGGTGTTGTAGATAAAGTGATAGAAGAAGTGCCTGGTGGTGCACATCGAGATATCGCACAACAAAGTCAGCTGATCAACAAAGCATTAACGCCATTTATCGAAGAACTTTCACAATACTCTGCTGAGGATATTGTGAAACAACGTTATGACAAGTTCAGAGCAATTGGTGAAATCGAATAA
- the pfkA gene encoding 6-phosphofructokinase yields the protein MKKIAVLTSGGDAPGMNAAVRAVVRKAMFHGIEVYGVYQGYQGLINNNIKKMERGTVGDKIQRGGTFLQSARCPEFKDPEVRKKAIANLNNLGIEGLVVIGGDGSYRGAQRLNEEGIKTIGIPGTIDNDINGTDFTIGFDTALNTIVEAIDKIRDTASSHERTFIVEVMGRDAGDLALWSGLAGGAETVLCPEHRKDVKVIADKIQQGIERGKKHSIIVVAEGVMTGEECGQELKKYINVDTRISVLGHMQRGGSPSGMDRVLASRLGGYAVELLMNDETGLAVGIQNNSLSKTKFEDIFTSVHHLDEKMYDLSNELSI from the coding sequence ATGAAGAAGATAGCTGTATTAACAAGTGGTGGCGATGCACCAGGAATGAATGCTGCAGTACGTGCTGTCGTGCGTAAAGCAATGTTTCATGGAATAGAAGTTTATGGTGTATATCAAGGATATCAAGGTTTAATCAATAATAATATCAAGAAGATGGAACGTGGTACTGTAGGGGATAAGATACAGCGTGGCGGAACTTTTCTGCAATCAGCACGTTGTCCAGAATTTAAAGACCCAGAAGTACGTAAGAAGGCAATTGCCAATTTAAATAATCTTGGTATCGAAGGTCTAGTGGTTATAGGAGGCGATGGAAGTTATCGCGGTGCCCAAAGACTGAACGAAGAAGGTATTAAGACAATCGGTATTCCAGGTACGATTGATAATGATATTAATGGAACAGACTTTACGATAGGGTTTGATACGGCTTTAAATACGATTGTTGAAGCAATTGATAAGATAAGAGATACAGCATCAAGCCATGAACGTACATTCATCGTAGAAGTTATGGGTAGAGATGCCGGAGACTTGGCATTATGGTCTGGACTTGCTGGAGGTGCTGAGACTGTACTATGTCCGGAGCACCGTAAGGACGTTAAGGTTATTGCCGATAAAATTCAGCAAGGGATCGAACGTGGTAAGAAACATTCAATCATCGTAGTTGCTGAAGGTGTTATGACTGGTGAAGAATGTGGTCAGGAACTAAAGAAATATATCAATGTTGATACGCGTATTTCTGTACTTGGACATATGCAGCGCGGAGGTTCACCTTCAGGTATGGATAGAGTACTTGCAAGCCGTCTAGGTGGTTATGCTGTAGAATTACTGATGAATGACGAGACTGGTCTGGCAGTAGGTATTCAGAATAACAGTTTATCTAAGACGAAATTTGAAGATATCTTCACTTCTGTACATCATCTAGATGAGAAGATGTATGACTTATCTAACGAATTATCTATATAA